CGCGCCGCCAGGCCGCCTTGAGGCCCTGGAAGACGGGGCCGTAGCCGTAACCGCGCTGGGCCAGCCGCTCGTAGGCGCCCTCGACGGTCAGGCTCCGGGCGCCGGGCGGGGGCCAGGCGGTGAGGTCGAACTCGGGAACGGCCGTGCTGCGGGCAAGCAGGCCTGCCGCGTGCCGGGTCCACGGCGCGTCGCCGGTCTCGGCCCGCGAGTACACCTCCACCGGTCGCAGACCGGTCCCGTCGGGGGCGCCGACCACCACCTGCACGGCGACGCCGCCGTCGGCGGGCAGCACCAGGGGGGCTTCCAGGGTCAGTTCCTCGACGGCGCCGCAGTCGACCTGGTCGCCGGCGCGGACGGCCAGTTCCACGAAGCCGGTGCCGGGCAGCAGGAGGCTGCCCAGGACGTCGTGGTCGGCGATCCACGGGTGGGTGTCCAGGGCCAGCCGGCCGGTGAGAACCACCGCGTCGGAGTCGGGTGAGACGACCACGGCGCTCAGCAGCGGGTGGGTGATGCCCTCCAGTCCGGCCGAGCCCATGTCACCGGCTCCGGCGGCCGGGACGTCCAGCCAGTAGCGCTCACGCTGGAAGGCGTACGTGGGCAACTCCACGCGCTCGGCGCCGTGTCCGGCGTAGAAGACGTCCCAGTCCACGACTGCGCCGGAGGCGAACAGCCCGCCCAGCGCGGTGAGCGTGGTGACGTCCTCGGGCCGATCCTTGCGCAGCACCGGCAGATAGGTCACCTCGTCGACGCCGTCGAGAATCTGGCGGGCCAGGCCCGTCAGGGACGGCGTCGGGGCCGCACTCCACGAAGCGGGTCACGCCCGCGCCGTGCAGGGTCTTCACCGCGTCCGCGAAGCGCACCGCCTCACGCACATGACTCACCCAGTACTCGGGGTCGGTCAGCTGCCCGGCCGTCGCCAGGACGCCGCTCACGTTCGACACGACGGCCAGCTTCGGCTGCGTGTAGGTCAACGAGGTGGCCACCGTGCGGAACTCGTCGAGCATCGGCTCCATCAACGGCGAGTGGAAGGCGTGCGAGACCCGCAGCCGGCTCACCCGGCGGCCCAGCGCACGGAAGTGTTCGTCAACCGTGTCGACGTCGGCCTCGGCGCCGGAGACCACCACAGAGGTGGGCCCGTTGACCGCGGCGATCCCCACCACGCCGCTGAGCAGCGGCAGGACCTCGTCCTCGGTGGCTTCGACGGCGAGCATCGCGCCGCCGGAGGGCAGCGCGTCCATCAGCCGGCCCCGCGCCGCCACCAGCGTCGCCGCATCCTCCAACGACAGAACACCTGCGACGTGGGCGGCGGTGATCTCACCGATGGAGTGCCCGGCCACGAAGTCCGGGCGTACCCCCCACGATTCGAGGAGACGGAACAGCGCGGTTTCGACGGCGAACAGGGCGGCCTGCGCGAACACGGTGCGGTTGAGGGCATCGGCGTCGTCACCGAACACCACCTCCCGCAGCGGGCGCTCCAGCCGGCCCTGCAGCGCTTCGCACACCGCGTCGAAAGCGGCCGCGTACACCGGGAACGCCTCGTACAGCTCGCGGCCCATGGACAGGCGCTGGCTGCCCTGGCCGGTGAAGAGGACGGCGGTGCGGCCGTCGTGGGCCTCGCCCACGGCGGCGGCGGTGAGGGGGGTTTCGGTGCTGAGGGTGTCCAGGGCCTGGGCCAGGGAGTGGCGTCCGTCGCCGATGACCACGGCCCGGTGTTCGAGGGCGGCGCGGGTGGTGGCCAGGGCGTGGCCGGCCGGGCGCAGTTCGTCGTCGGTGAGGGTGTCGAGGTGGGTGCGCAGGCGGGTGGCCTGGGCGTGCAGGGCCTGTGGGGTGCGGGCGGAGATCACCCAGGGCAGGAGGGGGCTGGTGTGCCGGCCGGCGGGCGGGGCGGGGGCGGTGGCCGGGGTGGCGGGGTCGGTGGTGGGGGCCTGTTCGACGATGACGTGGGCGTTGGTGCCGCTGATGCCGAAGGAGGAGATGCCGGCGCGGCGCGGGCGCGGGTCGGGGGCGGTGGGCCAGTCGCGGGCCTCGGTCAGGAGGCGGACGGCTCCTTCGCTCCAGTCGACCTGGGGGCTGGGTTCGTCGGCGTGCAGGGTCTTGGGGAGCTGTCCGTGGCGCATGGCCATGACCATCTTGATGATGCCGGCGACGCCGGCGGCGGCCTGGGTGTGGCCCATGTTGGATTTGATGGAGCCCAGCCACAGGGGCTGGTCGGCGGGGCGGTCCTGGCCGTAGGTGGCAAGGAGGGCTTGGGCCTCGATGGGGTCGCCGAGGGTGGTGCCGGTGCCGTGGCCCTCGACGGCGTCGACGTCGGCGGGGGTCAGGCCGGCGGTGGCCAGGGCCTGGCGGATGACGCGTTGCTGGGAGGGGCCGTTGGGGGCGGTGAGGCCGTTGGAGGCGCCGTCGGAGTTGACGGCGCTGCCGCGCAGGAGGGCGAGGACGGGGTGGTTGTTGCGGCGGGCGTCGGAGAGGCGTTCGACCAGGAGCAGGCCGGCGCCTTCGCCCCAGCCGGTGCCGTCGGCGTCGGCGCCGAAGGACTTGCAGCGGCCGTCGGCGGACAGTCCGCCCTGGCGGCTCATGTCGATGAAGGTGTCCGGGGTGGACATGACGGTGACGCCGCCGGCCAGGGCCAGGGAGCATTCGCCGGAGCGCAGGGCCTGGGCGGCCATGTGCAGGGCGACCAGGGAGGAGGAGCAGGCGGTGTCGACGGAGACGGCCGGTCCTTCCAGGCCCAGGGTGTAGGCGACGCGGCCGGAGACGACGCTGGCGAGGCTGCCGTTGCCGTGGTAGCCGGCCACGTCCTCGGGCAGCGGGCCCAGGCGCAGGCCCCAGTCGTGGTACATGACGCCGGCGAAGACGCCGGTGTCGCTGCCCTTGAGGCTGTGCGGGTCGATGCCGGCGCGTTCCAGGGTCTCCCAGGCGACTTCGAGGAGGAGGCGCTGCTGGGGGTCCATGGCCTGGGCTTCGCGGGGGCTGATGCCGAAGAACGCGGCGTCGAAGTGGGCGGCGTCGTGGAGGAAGCCGCCTTCGCCCGCGGAGCTCTTGCCCGTGGCGTCGGGCCGGGGGTCGTGGAGGTCGCGGGCCCAGCCGCGGTCGGTGGGGAAGGGGGAGATGACGTCGGTGCCGGTGGTGACGGTGTGCCAGAGGTCTTCGGGGGAGGTGATGTCGCCGGGGTAGCGGCAGGCCATGGCGACGATGGCGAGGGGTTCGTCGGTGGTGGCCACGACGGCGGGGCGGCCGGGGCGGGCGTCGGCGACGGGTTTGCGGACCTTGGTGGCGAGGTGGTCGGCGAGGGTGCGCGGGGTGGGGTAGTCGAAGGTGAGGGTGGCGCTCAGGCGCAGGCCGGTGGCGGAGTTGAGGCGGTTGCGCAGTTCGACGGCGCCCAGGGAGTCGAAGCCCATGTCGGTGAAGGCGCGCTGGGCGTTGACGGCGTCGGCGGAGTCGTGGCCCAGGACGTCGGCGACCTGTTCGCGGACCAGGTCCAGCAGGTGCTGGGTGAGTTCGGTGTCGTCCAGGCCGGCCCAGCGGCTGATGGTCTGGGAGGCGTGGGGGGCGGTGGTGTGGGCGGCGGTGCGGCGGGCGGGTACGCGTACCAGGTCCTGCAGGAGGGCGGGGATGCCGTCGTTCCTGGCGCGCAGGGCGTCGACGTCGATGCGCAGCGGGGCCAGGGTGGGGGCGTGGGTGGCCAGGGCCTGGTCGAAGAGGGTGAGGTTGTCGGCGGCGGAGAGGCCTTCCATGCCCAGGCGGCGGGCGCGTTGCAGGGCGGCGGCGTCGAGGTGGGCGCCCATGCCGGCGTCGCCGGTCCACAGGCCCCAGGTGATCGAGGTGGCCGGCAGGCCGGTGGCGTGGCGCTGGTGGGCGAGGGCGTCGAGGAAGACGTTGGCGGCGGCGTAGTTGCCCTGGCCGGCGCCGTCGAGGAGGCCGGCCATGGAGGAGTACAGGACGAAGGCCGACAGGTTCAGGTCGCGGGTGAGTTCGTGCAGGTGCCAGGCGGCGTCGGCCTTGGGGCGCAGGACGGCGTCGAGGCGGTCGGGGGTGAGGGCGCCGGTGAGGGCGTCGTCGACGATGCCGGCGGTGTGCACGACGGCGCCGAGGGGGTGGGCGGCGGGCAGGCTGTCCAGGAGTGCGGCCAGTTCCTGGCGGTCGGCGACGTCGCAGGCGGTGACCTGGACGTGGGCGCCGGCGGCGGTGAGGTGGGCGGTGAGGTCGTGGGCGCCGGGTGCGTCGGGGCCGCGGCGGCTGGTGAGCAGCAGGTGGCGTACGCCGTGGTGGGTGACGAGGTGGCGGGCGAGGTGGCCGCCGAGGCCGCCGGTGCCGCCGGTGATCAGTACGGTGCGCTCCGGGTCCCAGGGCTGGGGGGCGGGGTCGGTGCCGGGGTGGGGCAGCAGGCGCGGGATGTGCAGGGCGTCGCCGCGCAGGGCGGTCTCGGGTTCGCCGGTGGTCAGGACGACGGCGGCCACGGCGGCGTCGGGGGCCGGGGTGTCGGTGTCGAGCAGGACGATGCGTCCGGGGTTCTCGGCCTGGGCGGAGCGGATCAGTCCCCAGGCGGCGGCCAGGTGGGGCTGGGGTGTTTCGCCGGGGGTGACGGCGACGGCGCCGCGGGTGCGGATCAAAAGGGTGCTGTCGGCGAGGCGTTCGTCGCCGAGCCAGGTGTGCAGGGTGTGCAGGGCGGTGGCGGTGGTGGCGCGTGTGCGGGCGGGCAGGTCGGTGCCGGGCGGGGGGTGGGGCAGGTCCAGGACGACGGCGGCGGGGACGCCGGTGGCGTCGGCGGCGAGTTGGTGGAGCTGTTCGGGGCTGCCGTCCCAGGGGGTGGGTTCGCCGGTGGGGGCGGCGGCCGGGACCAGGGGGCGCCAGGTGACGTGGTGCAGGGCGCCGCCGTGGCCGGTGCGTGCGGCGCGCAGTTGTTCGGCGGAGACGGGGCGCAGGAGGAGGGAGGCGATGTCGGCGACGGGTGCTGCGGCCGGGTCGGTGAGGGTCAGGGCGAGGGTGTCGGGGCCGGTGGCGGTGATGCGGACGCGGACGGCGCAGGCGCCGGTGGCGTGGAGGGTGACGCCGTTCCAGGAGAAGGGGATGCGTACCTGGTCGGTGGGAGTGTGGGGGGAGGCGTGGTCGGCGGTGTGCAGGGCGGCGTCGAGGAGGGCGGGGTGCAGGGCGAAGGCGGCGGCGGTGGTGCGCTGGTCCTGGGGCAGGGCGACGTCGGCGTAGACGTCGCCGTCGTGGCGCCAGGCGGCGCGTACGGCTTGGAAGACGGGGCCGTAGCCGTAGCCGTCGCGGGCCATGTCGGGGTAGAGGGTGGTCAGGTCGAGGGGTTCGGCGCCGGTGGGGGGCCAGGGGGCGAGGTCGGCGGCGGGTGGGGCGGGGGTGGCGGCGGTGCGGGCCAGGAGGCCGGTGGCGTGGCGGGTCCAGGGGGTGTCGCCGTCCTGGGGGCGGGAGAAGATCTCCAGGGGGCGCAGTCCGGTTTCGTCGGCGGCGCCGACGACGACCTGGACGGCGACGGCGCCCTCGTCGGGCAGGACGAGGGGGGTCTGCAGGGTGAGTTCTTCCAGCAGGGCGCAGTCGACCTGGTCGCCGGCGCGGACGGCGAGTTCGACGAAGGCGGTGCCGGGCAGCAGGGTGACGCCGGAGATGACGTGGTCGGCGAGCCAGGGCTGGGTGCGCAGGGACAGGCGTCCGGTGAGGACGGCGGTGTCGGCGCCGGCGAGGGTGACGGCGGCGGCCAGCAGCGGGTGGTCGACGGCGCTCTGGCCCAGTCCGGGGGCGTCGCCGGTGGCGGGCGGGGCGGTCAGCCAGTAGCGGCGGTGCTGGAAGGCGTAGGTGGGCAGGTCCAGGCGGCGGGTGTCGTGGTCGGCGAAGAGGGCGGTGCCGTCCAGGGGGGCGCCGTGGGCGTGGGCGCGGGCGAGCGCGGTCAGCAGGGTGGTCTGCTCGTCGTGGCCGCGGCGCAGGGCGGGCAGGAAGAGGGCCTCGTCGTGGTCGAGGGTCTGCTGGGCCAGGGCGCTCAGGACGCTGTCGGGGCCCAGTTCGAGGAAGGTGGTGACGCCGCTGTCGGCGAGGTGGCGGATGCCGTCGGCGAAGCGGACCGCCCGGCGGACGTGGTCGACCCAGTACTGGGGGGAGCACAGCTGTTCGGCGGTGGCCAGGCGTCCGGTGACGTTGGAGACGACGGGGATGGTGGGGGCGCAGTAGGTGAGGATCTGCGCGATGCGTTCGAACTCGTCGAGCATCGGTTCCATCAGCGGGGAGTGGAAGGCGTGCGAGACGCGTAGCCGGCTGTTCTTGCGGCCCAGGGCGCGGAAGTGGTCCTGGAGGGCGTCGACGGCCTCGGTGGTGCCGGAGACGACGACGGCGTCGGGGGCGTTGACGGCCGCGAGGCCCGCCGATTCGCCGAGCAGGGGCAGTACTTCGTCCTCGGTGGCCTGCAGGGCCAGCATGGCGCCGCCGGCGGGCAGGGCCTGCATGAGGCGGCCGCGGGCGGCGACCAGGGTGGCGGCGTCGTCGAGGGACAGGACGCCGGCGACGTGGGCGGCGGTGAGTTCGCCGATGGAGTGTCCGGCGAGGAAGTCGGGGCGCAGGCCCCAGGACTCCAGGAGCCGGAACAGGGCGGTCTCGACGGCGAAGAGGGCGGCCTGGGCGAAGACGGTGTCGTCGAGCAGGGCGGCTTCGGGGGTGCCTGCTTCGGCGAACAGGATGTCGCGCAGGGGGCGTTCGAGCTGGAGGTCGAGGTAGCCGGCGGCCTGGTCGAGGGCTTTGGCGAAGACGGGGAAGGTGTCGTAGAGGCCGCGGCCCATGTTCAGGCGCTGGCTGCCCTGGCCGGTGAACAGGAAGGCCAGGGCGTGGTGGTGTGCGGTGCCGCGCTGCAGGCGGGGGCTGGGGGCCGCTTCGGTGAGGGCGGTGAGGGCCTCGGTGAGCTGGGTGCGGTCGGCGGCGATGAGGACGGCGCGTTCCTCGAGGGCGGCGCGGGTGGTGGCCAGGGCGTGGCCGAGGTCGGCGGGGGTGATGCTCGTGTCGGTGTCCAGGAGGGCCAGGAGGCGGGCGGCCTGTTCGCGCAGGGCCGGTTCGGTGCGGGCGGACAGCGGCACCAGGCAGGCGCCGGGGCCGTCCGGGGTCAGGGGTGTGCCGTCCTGGGGGTGGGGGGTGATGTGCTGGGGGTGGGGTGCGGCGTCCTGGGGGTGGGGTTCTTCGAGGATGACGTGGGCGTTGGTGCCGGAGACGCCGAAGGCGGAGACGCCCGCGCGGCGGGGGGTGTCGTTGGCGGGCCAGTCGACGGGTTCGGTGAGCAGGCGTACCTCGCCGGCCGACCAGTCGACGTTCGGGGAGGGTTCGTCGACGTGCAGGGTGGGGGGCAGCACGCCGTGGCGCATCGCCTCGATCATCTTGATGATGCCGGCGACGCCGGCGGCGGCCTGGGTGTGGCCGATGTTGGACTTGACCGAGCCCAGCCACAGCGGGTGTCCCTCGGTGCGGTTCTGGCCGTAGGTGGCGACCAGGGCCTGGGCCTCGATGGGGTCGCCCAGGGTGGTGCCGGTGCCGTGGGCCTCGACGGCGTCGACCTGGTCGGCGACCAGGCCGGCGCGGGCCAGGGTGTGGCGGATGAGGCGGCGCTGTGCGGCGCCGTTGGGGGCGGTGAGGCCGTTGGAGGCGCCGTCCTGGTTGATGGCGCTGGCGCGGATGACGGCCAGGACGGTGTGGCCGTTGCGGCGGGCGTCGCTGAGGCGTTCGACGACCAGGACGCCGACGCCTTCGGCGAAGCCGGTGCCGTCGGCGGCGCGGGCGAAGGCCTTGCAGTGGCCGTCGGGGGCCAGGCCGCGCTGGCGGCTGAACTCGGTGAACGTGGCGGGGCTGGCCATGACGGTGGCGCCGCCGGCCAGGGCCAGGGTGCATTCGCCGCGGCGCAGGGACTCGGCGGCCAGGTGCAGGGCGACCAGGGAGGAGGAGCAGGCGGTGTCGATGGTCAGGGCGGGGCCTTCGAGGCCCAGGGCGTAGGCGACGCGGCCGGAGGCGATGCTCAGGGCGGTGCCGGTGAGGAGGTAGCCGTCGGTGCCCTGGGAGTCCTCGTGGGAGCGCACGCCGTACTCGTGGGCGCCGGCGCCGATGAACACGCCGGCCCGGCTGCCGCGCAGGGAGGTGGGGTCGATGCCGGCGCGTTCGACGGCTTCCCAGGCGGTCTCCAGCAGCAGGCGCTGCTGGGGGTCCATGGCCAGGGCCTCGCGGGGGCTGATGCCGAAGAACTCCGCGTCGAAGTCGGCGACGCCGGTGAGGAAGCCGCCCTTGCGGACGTAGCTGCGGCCGGGGGCGTCGGGGTCCTCGTCGAAGATGCCTTCCAGGTCCCAGCCGCGGTTGTCGGGGAAGTCGCCGACGACGCTGTGCTGGGCGGTGACGGTGCGCCACAGGTCGGTCGGGGAGGAGATGTCGCCGGGGAAGCGGCAGCCGATGCCGACGATGACGATCGGCTCGTCGTCGTCGGCGGCGGGCGCCTCGGGTTCGGGCAGGTCCTCGCCCAGGCCCAGGACCTGGGCGCGCAGGTGGTCGGCGAGCAGGGCGGGGGTGGGGTGCTCGAAGGCGACGGTGACCGGCAGCGCGAGGCCGGTGGCGGCGTTGAGGCGGGCGTGCATCTCGACCAGGCCCAGTGAGTCCAGGCCGAGTTCCTTGAAGGGGCGCGCGACGTCGACGCCGGTGTCGGTGTCCTCGTCGGGGCGGACTTTCCGGAGCATGATCCGGGTCTGTTCCCGTACCAGATCGAGCAGCATTCGGCGCTGTTCGGAAATGGGAAGTACAGCCAGCTCGCGCGTGATGCGCGAGCGGTCCACCGGCGTGTCCTCGTCGCCGGCGGAAAGGAAAATCCCAGACTCGCTCATCGAGGCACACTCCACGTTATCGATTAAAATCATGCAGGCGGTCCGCACCTGGGTCACCACCCAAACGCACGGTACGGCAGGTAAAAGGCGGGCCGTCACCCCTAGCCACCCCTAGGCGGCACCCCGGGTCCGTGGGCCCTTATATGTAAGGGGAGTTCGGGTTCGCGGGCGGGGTGCGGGCACTGCCCCAGAGTGCGGCGGAAAACCTTGCCCGCGGCCGGGGGCCGTGATAGGAATCCGGTCGAGAGTCCGAGAATTGCGTGTTACCGGACGCAGAATTCAGCGTCTGTCCGCGCATCCGGCCGGCCCGCGAAAACTTTGCATTCGACAGTTCAGGGCCGTCTGCGTGTACGCCCCGCCGCCGGAGCATGGATCCGGTGAATACCGGGCCCGCCATAACCCGCCGCCAGTGATGGGGGAATATTCACGTGAGCTTGCGCCAAGAGATGTCGGTGTCGGTTTCCGCGCCGATCGACAGAATGCACGACTTCATGCTGGCCTGGGCCAGGGTGACCCCGGATGCGCCGGCGGTGATCGAGGACGGGCCGCAGGGCGCTCCGGCCATGGTCAGCTACCGGCAGCTGGAGCAGCGGGTCCACGACTACGTGTCCGTGCTGGACGGTCTGGGCCTGGACATGGGTGAGCGGGTGATCCTGGAGTCGGACACCTGCGCCTCGGCAATCGCGATGTTCCTGGCCTGTTCGACGCTGGGTCTGGCTTTCGTGCCGGTGAGTCCCGAGACGCCGCTGCAACGGCTGCTGACCATCGTCGACACCACGGGGCCGGGCCTGTACGTGCAGGCGGCGGACGGTCTGCGGGAGGGGCTGCCGCGGGGGCTGGGGCTGGGGCGGTTCGGGCCGCAGGGGCTGATGGTGGAGCGGCGGCCCGCGCCGCGGGTGCGCCACCGCCGCGAGCCGGTGGGCACCGACACCGCCTACATGATCTTCACGTCGGGGACGACGGGCCGCCCCAAGGGGGTGGTGATGAGCCACCGGGCGGTGGTGTCGTTCTACCGCGGGATGCTCCAGCACGCCCTGGTGGGCAGCGGCGACCGGGTCGCCACCACCTCGCCGCTGCAGTTCGACTTCTCGCTGCTGGACATCGGTCTGGCGCTGGGCAGCGGGGCGGCCGTGGTGCCCGTGCCGCGCGACACGCTGCGCTGGCCGCGGCGGTTCGTGCGTTTCCTGCGGGACATGGAGGTCACCCAGGTCGACGGGGTGCCCTCGATCTGGCGCTCGGTGCTGCGCCACGAGAGCGAGCAGCTGGCCGCGCTGGACAAGCTGCGCGGTGTGCTGTTCTGCGGCGAGGACTTCCCGCTGCCGGAGCTGCGGCTGCTGCAGCAGCTGCTGCCGGCCGCCCGGCTGGTCAACTGCTACGGCGCCACCGAGTCCATGGCGTGCTCGTTCACCGACGTGCCCAACCCGCTGCCGCCGGACCTGGAGAAGCTGTCCATCGGCTTCGCCCACCCGGGCGCGGAGATGATGATCGTCGACTCCTCGGGGCGGGTGGTCGAGGAGGCGGGCGTGCAGGGCGAGATCCACCTGCGCACCCCGGCGCTGTTCACCGGCTACTGGGACGACGCGCAGGCCACCCGGCGCGCCCAGGTGCCCGACCCGCTGGATCCGCGTTCGGGGCAGCTGGTGCTGCGCACCGGTGACCTCGCCTACCGGGGCCGCGGCGGCGAGATGTACTTCTGCGGGCGGGTCGACTCCCAGGTGCAGATCCGCGGCAACCGGGTGGAGACCGGCGAGGTGGAGCGCAGGATCCTGGAGTTCCCGGGGATCACCGCGGCCGCCGTGCTGGTGGTGCAGCGCCCGGGCCGGGAGGCCGTGCTGGGGGCGTTCGTGTCGATGGCGCCGGGCGCTACGGCGCCCAAGGGCACCGAGCTGAGCGCGTTCTGCACGCAGAGCCTGCCGGCCTACATGGCGCCCAAGGAACTGCACGTGGTCGCGGAGTGGCCGGTGACCGCGCACGGCAAGACC
This DNA window, taken from Streptomyces sp. V3I8, encodes the following:
- a CDS encoding AMP-binding protein, whose protein sequence is MSLRQEMSVSVSAPIDRMHDFMLAWARVTPDAPAVIEDGPQGAPAMVSYRQLEQRVHDYVSVLDGLGLDMGERVILESDTCASAIAMFLACSTLGLAFVPVSPETPLQRLLTIVDTTGPGLYVQAADGLREGLPRGLGLGRFGPQGLMVERRPAPRVRHRREPVGTDTAYMIFTSGTTGRPKGVVMSHRAVVSFYRGMLQHALVGSGDRVATTSPLQFDFSLLDIGLALGSGAAVVPVPRDTLRWPRRFVRFLRDMEVTQVDGVPSIWRSVLRHESEQLAALDKLRGVLFCGEDFPLPELRLLQQLLPAARLVNCYGATESMACSFTDVPNPLPPDLEKLSIGFAHPGAEMMIVDSSGRVVEEAGVQGEIHLRTPALFTGYWDDAQATRRAQVPDPLDPRSGQLVLRTGDLAYRGRGGEMYFCGRVDSQVQIRGNRVETGEVERRILEFPGITAAAVLVVQRPGREAVLGAFVSMAPGATAPKGTELSAFCTQSLPAYMAPKELHVVAEWPVTAHGKTDRSALAAVAGV